A section of the Bacteroidales bacterium genome encodes:
- a CDS encoding dehydrogenase, translating into MPKSQFINPKNLRKPGFIEFGKIPVNQYKKKIAEERTNYTDDDFLRIYHDMAVIRNFEEMLNSIKISNEYNGVKYNHPGPAHLGIGQEAAAVGMAYTLGVEDYIFGSHRSHAEILAKGMSAIAKLNDKELMEIMTTFQGGNILRVVEKGFKGTVKELAIQFLIYGTMAEIFARSTGFNRGLGGSMHAFFTPFGVYPNNAIVGGSGDISVGAALFKKVNQKPGIVVCNIGDASMACGPVWEGLTFATMDQYKQLWEGEHKGGMPLIVNIMNNQYGMGGQTTGETMGYEIAARIGAGLNPEMMYAERVDGYNPLAVIDAYRRKREVLAAKNGPVLLDVLTYRYSGHSPSDASSYRTSEEVEAWKEFDSIIAFGKELVKAKIATEGQLEEIRGSITKQITEVLKMATDDAISPLLDMKADPEAIGKMMFSNGSFASLEEGRKPDVLMPMEENPRVKQIKNKERFYLDKDGKPVSKMKMYQLRDGLFEAIVDRFYKDPTLVAYGEENRDWGGAFAVYRGLTEALPYHRLFNSPIAEGAIAGTAIGYAMCGGRALVEIMYCDFLGRCGDEVFNQLPKWQAMSGNVIKMPVVIRVSVGSKYGAQHSQDWSSLVAHIPGLKVCFPATPYDAKGLMNAALQGTDPVIFFESQRIYDVGEQFHEGGVPEGYYEVAFGEPDIKRTGKDVTILTIGSTLYTALQAADELKAKYNLEAEVIDARSLVPFNYSLVLESVRKTGRIVLASDASVRGSFLNDMAQNITQLAFDDLDAPPVVVGSRNWITPAYELEQSFFPQKEWIIDAIHERIIPLNGHTVTTKWSNEEMIRRSRLGV; encoded by the coding sequence ATGCCTAAAAGTCAGTTTATCAATCCAAAGAACTTGCGTAAGCCGGGATTTATCGAATTTGGAAAAATCCCCGTTAACCAATATAAAAAGAAAATAGCCGAAGAAAGAACGAACTATACCGATGATGATTTCCTCCGGATTTATCATGATATGGCTGTCATCAGGAATTTCGAAGAGATGCTTAACTCCATAAAGATCTCCAACGAGTACAATGGTGTAAAATACAACCATCCCGGCCCTGCTCACCTGGGTATCGGTCAGGAAGCCGCTGCTGTGGGGATGGCTTATACGCTGGGTGTGGAAGATTATATTTTCGGATCGCACCGTAGTCATGCCGAAATTCTGGCCAAAGGGATGTCTGCCATTGCCAAGTTGAATGACAAGGAATTGATGGAAATCATGACGACTTTCCAGGGTGGGAATATCCTGCGTGTTGTGGAAAAAGGGTTCAAAGGCACAGTAAAAGAACTGGCTATCCAGTTCCTTATTTACGGGACCATGGCTGAGATCTTTGCCCGTTCTACCGGATTCAACCGTGGTCTGGGTGGTTCTATGCATGCATTCTTCACGCCTTTCGGGGTGTATCCCAATAATGCTATTGTCGGTGGTTCCGGAGATATTTCTGTCGGCGCGGCCCTGTTTAAAAAGGTCAATCAAAAACCGGGCATTGTCGTGTGTAATATCGGGGATGCATCCATGGCCTGTGGTCCCGTATGGGAAGGGCTGACATTCGCTACCATGGATCAGTACAAACAATTATGGGAAGGCGAACATAAAGGCGGAATGCCGTTGATCGTAAACATCATGAATAACCAGTATGGTATGGGCGGTCAGACCACCGGTGAAACGATGGGGTATGAAATTGCCGCACGTATTGGTGCCGGTCTTAATCCGGAAATGATGTATGCCGAACGTGTTGACGGATATAATCCGTTGGCCGTGATCGATGCATACCGACGCAAACGTGAAGTACTGGCTGCCAAAAACGGCCCGGTACTGTTGGATGTGCTCACTTACCGTTATAGCGGACATTCACCGTCGGATGCTTCATCATATCGTACTTCGGAAGAAGTGGAAGCCTGGAAGGAATTTGACAGTATTATAGCTTTCGGCAAAGAACTGGTAAAAGCTAAAATCGCTACGGAAGGCCAGCTGGAAGAAATCCGCGGATCCATTACGAAACAGATCACTGAAGTATTGAAAATGGCAACAGACGATGCCATATCCCCATTGCTTGATATGAAGGCAGATCCGGAAGCCATCGGAAAAATGATGTTTTCAAACGGTTCCTTTGCCAGTCTGGAAGAAGGGAGAAAACCGGATGTGCTGATGCCGATGGAGGAAAACCCACGTGTGAAACAAATAAAAAATAAAGAACGTTTTTATCTGGATAAAGACGGCAAGCCGGTATCCAAGATGAAAATGTACCAGTTGCGGGATGGTTTGTTCGAAGCCATCGTAGACCGCTTTTATAAAGATCCAACTCTGGTGGCTTACGGTGAGGAAAACCGGGACTGGGGCGGTGCTTTTGCAGTATACCGCGGGTTAACCGAAGCCCTGCCTTATCATCGTTTGTTCAATTCGCCTATTGCCGAAGGCGCTATTGCAGGTACGGCCATTGGTTATGCGATGTGCGGCGGCCGGGCGCTGGTCGAGATCATGTATTGCGATTTCCTTGGCCGTTGTGGCGATGAAGTGTTCAACCAGTTACCCAAATGGCAGGCCATGAGTGGTAATGTAATCAAGATGCCGGTGGTGATCCGGGTATCGGTGGGATCCAAATACGGGGCACAACACTCACAGGACTGGTCATCACTGGTGGCGCATATCCCGGGCTTAAAAGTCTGTTTCCCGGCTACTCCGTATGATGCCAAAGGATTGATGAATGCGGCCCTTCAGGGTACCGATCCGGTTATCTTTTTCGAGAGCCAGCGTATCTATGATGTCGGTGAACAATTCCACGAAGGAGGTGTTCCCGAAGGATACTATGAAGTCGCTTTCGGTGAACCGGATATCAAACGTACCGGAAAAGATGTCACCATCCTGACCATTGGATCGACACTGTATACCGCTTTGCAGGCAGCGGATGAGCTGAAAGCGAAATATAACCTGGAGGCGGAAGTGATCGATGCGCGCAGCCTGGTACCATTCAACTATAGCCTGGTATTGGAATCCGTCCGTAAAACCGGGCGTATTGTGCTGGCCAGCGATGCATCTGTCCGTGGCTCATTCCTGAATGATATGGCGCAAAACATCACCCAGCTGGCTTTTGATGATCTTGATGCTCCTCCGGTAGTGGTAGGATCCCGTAACTGGATCACTCCGGCGTACGAGCTGGAGCAATCCTTCTTTCCCCAGAAAGAATGGATCATTGACGCTATCCATGAACGGATCATACCGCTAAACGGACACACTGTGACGACCAAATGGAGTAATGAAGAAATGATCCGTAGAAGTCGGTTAGGCGTGTAA
- a CDS encoding 2-oxo acid dehydrogenase subunit E2, producing the protein MATPVMMPKQGQSVESCIISQWYKKKGDAVKAGDLLFSYETDKASFEEEAKVDGILLEIFYNEGDEVPVLYNVAVIGSAGESTDEFRPGGTSVADSAPVVASPVVSAAPVSENTATPVAGDTKIRVSPRARSMAEKKGINLSTLKGTGPNGRIIVRDVEALTGNVVAAEPVQPVVAKMTPAAPVVEYSNEEHEVKKLSNIRKLIAKAMHESLQNSAQLTHHMGADVRKLLAFREQVKKSQKADPNYPNITLNDMVCWAVIRALEKFPEANSQFLGDSIKTFKQVHLGLAVDTPRGLMVPVLKNADNLSLKGLSNNLRTLAEACRKGNVDPELLKSTMGSFTVSNLGNYGVEVFTPIINVPQVAILGVNTIVHRPADIGGGVMAFVPYIGLSLTYDHRAIDGGPATLFLREIKMQIENFDVAIS; encoded by the coding sequence ATGGCAACACCCGTTATGATGCCCAAACAGGGACAGAGTGTAGAAAGTTGTATCATTTCACAGTGGTACAAGAAAAAGGGAGATGCGGTAAAGGCCGGAGACCTGCTGTTTTCATACGAGACCGATAAGGCTTCGTTTGAAGAAGAAGCCAAGGTAGACGGGATATTACTGGAAATATTTTATAATGAAGGGGATGAAGTCCCTGTTCTTTACAATGTGGCAGTGATCGGTAGCGCCGGTGAGTCAACGGACGAATTTCGTCCGGGAGGGACATCCGTAGCCGACTCTGCACCCGTTGTCGCGTCGCCTGTTGTATCGGCTGCACCGGTTTCAGAAAATACCGCTACACCTGTCGCAGGTGATACGAAGATACGGGTTTCTCCGCGGGCACGTTCAATGGCAGAAAAGAAAGGGATTAACTTATCTACACTGAAAGGAACCGGTCCGAACGGCCGTATTATTGTACGCGATGTGGAAGCCCTGACAGGTAATGTCGTGGCAGCTGAACCGGTTCAGCCTGTCGTAGCCAAAATGACCCCTGCTGCTCCGGTGGTGGAGTACAGCAATGAAGAACATGAAGTGAAAAAGCTCAGCAACATCCGGAAGCTGATCGCAAAGGCGATGCACGAATCATTACAGAACAGTGCGCAGCTGACCCACCATATGGGGGCTGATGTCCGTAAACTGCTGGCTTTTCGTGAACAGGTGAAGAAATCGCAAAAAGCGGATCCGAATTATCCGAACATTACCCTGAATGATATGGTTTGCTGGGCGGTGATCCGTGCACTGGAAAAATTCCCTGAAGCAAACAGCCAGTTCCTGGGTGACAGCATCAAGACGTTCAAACAGGTACATCTCGGTCTGGCAGTGGATACGCCCCGCGGATTAATGGTTCCTGTGCTGAAAAACGCGGATAACCTTTCACTCAAAGGCTTATCCAACAACCTGCGTACTCTGGCAGAAGCCTGTCGTAAAGGAAATGTTGACCCGGAATTGCTGAAAAGTACCATGGGGAGTTTTACCGTATCCAACCTCGGTAATTATGGTGTTGAAGTGTTTACACCCATCATCAATGTTCCACAGGTGGCCATCCTCGGTGTGAATACCATTGTGCACCGTCCTGCAGACATTGGGGGAGGGGTGATGGCATTTGTTCCCTATATCGGATTATCCCTGACCTATGATCATCGTGCCATAGACGGCGGCCCTGCCACCTTGTTCCTTAGGGAAATCAAAATGCAGATAGAAAATTTTGATGTAGCTATTTCGTGA